One part of the Terrimicrobium sacchariphilum genome encodes these proteins:
- a CDS encoding SGNH/GDSL hydrolase family protein produces the protein MSFAVILAAGVNVGGVAHAADEVVEAVWKQGGQRRGEPVAFVRPTGGGHPVGMLALSGKKVLRIYSGDGSRDYSVSDFQISGNRVEYIGSESLPCLEEAELFPESNNGNAIGWYKDGKKYLLYAPGAFLPERQLCFDYQTDETWSPAPPEDQSALLPKLQEKLKAGKPVSLAILGDSISAGSDAFREPPYFTRLADMLGHKTGSTVSVTNHSKGGESTPYGVAQAASVAAEKPDLVIIGFGMNDGSASLKAEDFSQNIHSIISTIRRDSPETEFVIINGMTPNPDWNLSNPEIRETYPKALQRLKGKGVAVCDVRTTWTFLVDRKGFWSLTGNGVNHPNDFGHKLYADALLSCISGEAAKR, from the coding sequence ATGTCATTCGCCGTCATTTTGGCGGCGGGCGTGAATGTTGGAGGCGTGGCACACGCCGCCGACGAAGTGGTTGAGGCCGTGTGGAAGCAAGGAGGCCAGAGACGTGGAGAGCCCGTGGCCTTTGTCCGGCCCACGGGTGGAGGACATCCGGTCGGAATGCTGGCTCTCTCGGGAAAGAAAGTGCTCCGGATTTATTCCGGCGATGGCAGCCGCGACTATTCCGTCTCGGATTTTCAGATTTCGGGAAATCGAGTCGAGTACATCGGTTCCGAGAGTCTTCCTTGCCTGGAGGAGGCCGAGCTGTTTCCCGAGTCCAATAACGGCAATGCCATCGGATGGTACAAGGATGGAAAAAAGTATCTCCTCTATGCCCCCGGGGCGTTCCTCCCCGAGAGGCAGCTTTGTTTCGATTACCAGACAGACGAGACGTGGTCGCCGGCTCCGCCGGAAGATCAGAGCGCGCTTTTGCCAAAACTGCAGGAGAAGCTCAAGGCGGGGAAGCCGGTATCCCTCGCCATTCTCGGTGATAGCATTTCCGCCGGGTCGGATGCCTTCCGGGAACCTCCCTATTTCACCCGCCTCGCCGACATGCTCGGGCACAAAACAGGCTCGACCGTGAGTGTGACCAATCACTCCAAGGGTGGCGAGTCGACGCCCTATGGGGTGGCGCAGGCGGCCTCCGTGGCAGCGGAAAAGCCGGACCTGGTGATCATCGGCTTCGGCATGAACGACGGCTCCGCCAGCCTGAAGGCCGAGGATTTCAGCCAGAATATCCATTCCATCATCAGCACGATCCGCCGTGATTCTCCGGAAACGGAATTTGTCATCATCAATGGCATGACTCCGAACCCCGACTGGAATCTGAGCAATCCCGAGATCCGGGAGACTTATCCGAAAGCCTTGCAGCGGCTGAAGGGAAAAGGCGTTGCCGTCTGCGATGTGCGTACGACGTGGACCTTCCTGGTGGACCGCAAGGGATTCTGGAGCTTGACGGGAAACGGGGTCAATCATCCCAATGATTTTGGGCACAAGCTTTACGCGGATGCCCTGCTTTCCTGCATCTCGGGGGAAGCTGCGAAAAGGTGA
- a CDS encoding type II secretion system protein, with product MGASPRSSAFTLIELLVTLGIIGALSILIIPVAFKVRDNARAAACANNLKQAGVGFGLYAADNDGRLPTHDIGVDGNVSSSFWSQVAPYVNWQQGSDRASLAAHTIMHCPNHTEAPGSFSYRGNSELLKAPETGGLKMAQVNNPSKKILLYEVHVYCEWPIASISASGTGKTPWMPEFAHHAHGVFSNFLFADGHVEASGENLSNRPTYWEP from the coding sequence ATGGGTGCCTCCCCCAGGTCATCGGCCTTTACGCTGATCGAGTTGCTCGTGACTCTCGGCATTATTGGCGCGCTTTCCATTCTGATCATTCCTGTTGCTTTCAAGGTCAGGGACAATGCACGGGCCGCTGCCTGTGCGAATAACCTCAAGCAGGCCGGAGTCGGTTTCGGTCTCTATGCGGCTGACAATGATGGCCGCCTGCCCACTCATGACATTGGTGTCGACGGCAATGTAAGCTCCTCGTTCTGGAGCCAGGTCGCTCCTTACGTGAACTGGCAGCAGGGATCGGATCGGGCCTCCCTGGCGGCGCATACCATCATGCACTGCCCGAATCACACCGAAGCCCCGGGTTCCTTCAGCTATCGCGGTAACAGCGAGTTATTGAAAGCTCCAGAAACTGGTGGCCTGAAGATGGCCCAAGTCAATAATCCCTCCAAAAAGATCCTGCTTTACGAGGTGCATGTTTATTGTGAATGGCCGATCGCCAGCATATCCGCTTCAGGAACAGGAAAGACGCCGTGGATGCCAGAGTTTGCCCATCACGCTCATGGAGTATTCTCGAATTTTCTTTTCGCAGACGGCCATGTCGAGGCCAGCGGCGAGAACCTGAGCAACCGTCCGACCTATTGGGAACCCTAG
- a CDS encoding glycosyl hydrolase → MARSLCLGALLTMMNLSFIAHSEVAPQGAGKTVQVTILKDREYNGKYDSLSHFKKLAGAVGWEFDPNAETTAELKRFGVKTIRCINVDGVTGIFEPDGTFRITGGTERLDQNLNTCKELGAVPHIIFGQSVPGELQATAKDVEERVSVLGQQEGQVVYFNGDWQKLRAYWRALYKYILLDQGFLNARFEIGNEPDIGGVFARRLTPEKTPAGSAALYGLYYETYTNVVKAAEQFEKEYPGLRVVIGGPALAWAFTQKYGDFKWLDRFLKDAAKDKLRVDFIGVHYYGNVSSLNGEYPMNFPSFVKMLKAAKSVRDATFPGIPFQITEWGASYHTQNDPCGYVNATNIASAWSAAFLKLMAEQEIDEAIFLVTTDLQLANTSGLAANGWGWPSLFVNPQVFGQPWPKTPAHILDMAARLSGERVTLTSANKAIDGVASLDRNKLTIMLWNYAAEIPETSPPENLGKDLRVELDFDQLISRPGGRMAADKVSTQMVSENLSNSWTIYQKTANVDKGSRLQTVEEKSLSGSGNKYSLLLPKCSVAFLTIDLKPLETK, encoded by the coding sequence ATGGCCAGGAGCCTTTGTCTGGGCGCTCTCTTGACGATGATGAATCTGAGCTTCATTGCGCACTCTGAGGTAGCCCCTCAGGGTGCGGGCAAAACGGTCCAGGTCACGATTTTGAAAGACCGCGAGTATAATGGAAAGTATGACTCGCTAAGTCACTTCAAGAAGCTTGCCGGTGCCGTCGGATGGGAGTTCGATCCGAATGCTGAAACGACGGCGGAACTCAAGCGATTTGGGGTCAAGACGATACGCTGTATCAATGTGGATGGCGTCACCGGCATCTTTGAGCCGGATGGAACCTTTCGCATCACTGGTGGAACAGAGAGGCTCGACCAGAATCTTAATACCTGCAAGGAGCTGGGCGCCGTACCGCATATCATTTTCGGACAAAGCGTACCTGGCGAACTTCAGGCGACAGCGAAGGATGTCGAGGAGCGAGTCTCTGTCCTGGGTCAGCAGGAGGGGCAGGTCGTTTATTTCAACGGAGACTGGCAAAAACTGAGGGCTTACTGGCGGGCGCTTTATAAGTACATCCTCCTGGATCAAGGTTTCCTCAACGCCCGTTTCGAGATCGGCAACGAACCGGACATCGGCGGCGTCTTCGCACGCCGACTGACTCCGGAGAAGACGCCTGCGGGAAGCGCCGCGCTCTACGGCCTCTACTACGAAACCTATACCAACGTCGTGAAAGCGGCGGAGCAGTTTGAAAAGGAGTATCCAGGTTTGCGCGTCGTGATCGGCGGCCCAGCTCTGGCCTGGGCTTTCACTCAAAAGTACGGCGATTTCAAATGGCTGGACCGGTTCCTGAAAGACGCGGCAAAGGACAAGCTGCGCGTCGACTTCATTGGGGTGCATTACTATGGAAACGTATCGTCCCTGAATGGCGAGTATCCGATGAATTTCCCGTCCTTTGTCAAAATGCTGAAGGCGGCAAAGTCCGTGAGAGATGCGACGTTCCCGGGAATTCCGTTTCAAATCACGGAGTGGGGGGCGAGCTATCACACGCAGAATGACCCCTGCGGATATGTGAACGCCACGAATATCGCCTCGGCATGGAGCGCTGCGTTTCTCAAGCTGATGGCTGAGCAGGAGATCGACGAAGCGATCTTCCTCGTCACTACGGATCTGCAACTCGCCAACACGTCGGGCTTGGCGGCGAATGGGTGGGGCTGGCCTTCCTTGTTTGTGAATCCTCAGGTCTTCGGCCAGCCGTGGCCCAAAACCCCGGCTCACATCCTGGACATGGCAGCCCGGTTGTCTGGAGAACGTGTCACCTTGACGAGCGCCAACAAGGCGATCGACGGCGTCGCGTCTCTCGACAGGAACAAGCTGACGATCATGCTGTGGAACTATGCCGCTGAGATCCCGGAAACGAGCCCCCCGGAAAATCTGGGGAAGGACCTGCGGGTGGAGCTGGATTTCGACCAACTGATATCCCGCCCCGGCGGGAGAATGGCGGCCGACAAGGTCTCGACCCAGATGGTCAGTGAGAATCTCTCGAACTCCTGGACGATCTACCAAAAGACCGCAAACGTCGATAAAGGCAGCCGTCTCCAGACTGTTGAGGAAAAATCCCTGTCGGGGAGCGGCAATAAGTATTCCCTCCTCCTTCCCAAATGCAGCGTGGCTTTCCTCACGATCGATTTGAAACCCCTCGAAACCAAATAA
- a CDS encoding PEP-CTERM sorting domain-containing protein, which produces MKTRTYVKTIACFVSGTVLAFSGAAQAAVVVNDDFSSGTLDGWNVVSGSWSVIDFNGSNVAEATSGNSQLQTVFSSSIVSAFTINFDYGWEWGVNDFTLQLGVKLLDNGGNGYAYTIRQAAAGYKYELFTVTGGADTSLLVSGNAPSESGGQPLVGASLTWDGTTLRGYQGGDLVISTSPGLQYDTFNQLVLQQVGLNGHARFDNIVVDVTAVPEPGTSVLLGLSLLSVVIMRRRFRRPSCERSL; this is translated from the coding sequence ATGAAAACGCGTACTTATGTAAAAACCATCGCCTGCTTCGTAAGCGGAACCGTCCTTGCCTTCTCTGGCGCAGCACAGGCCGCAGTCGTCGTTAATGACGACTTCTCAAGCGGAACCCTCGATGGCTGGAATGTGGTTTCAGGAAGCTGGAGCGTCATAGACTTTAACGGTTCCAATGTGGCCGAGGCAACCAGCGGAAACAGCCAGCTCCAGACTGTCTTTTCCTCATCCATCGTGAGCGCATTCACGATCAATTTTGATTACGGATGGGAATGGGGTGTGAACGACTTCACTCTTCAGCTCGGAGTCAAGCTGCTCGACAATGGCGGAAACGGATATGCCTACACCATTCGCCAGGCCGCTGCCGGATATAAATATGAACTGTTCACCGTCACCGGGGGAGCGGACACATCGCTGCTGGTGAGCGGCAACGCGCCTTCAGAGTCGGGAGGCCAGCCTCTGGTGGGAGCTTCCCTGACCTGGGATGGAACGACCTTGCGAGGCTATCAGGGCGGCGATCTCGTCATCAGCACCAGCCCCGGGCTGCAGTATGATACCTTCAACCAGCTTGTTCTCCAGCAGGTCGGGCTGAACGGTCATGCGAGATTCGACAACATCGTGGTCGATGTGACGGCCGTGCCGGAACCCGGGACTTCCGTATTGCTGGGATTGAGTCTCCTTTCCGTAGTCATCATGCGTCGTCGATTCCGGCGTCCTTCGTGCGAGCGGAGCCTTTGA